Proteins encoded within one genomic window of Hermetia illucens chromosome 2, iHerIll2.2.curated.20191125, whole genome shotgun sequence:
- the LOC119648363 gene encoding mucin-2-like isoform X1: protein METVILFLLAITIFVSTGHADANCGNLLPGQSIYLDVDCKTFLICVDGQLLPMKCRTPLLYDAAAGVCIRNGQCITSTGTTPTTSPPTIIIPTAPTVAPSIPTAGTIGPTSQTAATPAIPTAETVNPTALPTVTPSIPTAKTIGPISTSSPGIPTAKTITPGIGTTIAPPIPSAGTAGPIVPSTPGSIQPSDSPCKGMPSGLYLNNPRSNTEFFVCYEGNALVTQCPLGTVFVFEAQMCEKVNC from the exons ATGGAAA CTGTTATCCTCTTTCTGTTGGCGATAACTATATTTGTTTCAACAGGCCATGCAGATGCAAATTGTGGGAATCTACTTCCTGGACAAAGTATATACCTTGACGTAGACTGTAAAACGTTTTTAATATGCGTAGATGGCCAGCTATTACCCATGAAGTGTAGAACGCCGCTACTATATGATGCTGCCGCTGGTGTCTGCATACGAAATGGTCAATGCATTACTTCAACAGGAACTACTCCTACAACCAGTCCGCCCACCATAATTATTCCTACAGCTCCAACGGTTGCCCCATCAATCCCAACTGCGGGAACAATTGGTCCTACTTCCCAAACAGCAGCCACACCGGCAATTCCAACAGCAGAAACTGTCAACCCGACGGCTTTACCGACGGTTACACCTTCAATCCCTACGGCTAAAACTATTGGCCCAATTTCAACGAGTTCGCCTGGAATACCAACAGCAAAGACGATCACTCCTGGTATCGGTACTACAATTGCTCCTCCGATCCCCAGTGCAGGCACCGCTGGTCCAATTGTTCCTAGTACACCTGGATCCATACAACCATCAGATAGTCCCTGCAAAGGAATGCCATCCGGTCTTTATTTGAATAATCCTAGATCAAACACCGAATTTTTCGTTTGCTATGAAGGCAACGCTTTGGTGACACAATGTCCTTTGGGGACGGTATTTGTTTTTGAAGCGCAAATGTGTGAAAAAGTAAATTGTTAA
- the LOC119648363 gene encoding mucin-2-like isoform X2 yields the protein MEIILFLLAITIFVSTGHADANCGNLLPGQSIYLDVDCKTFLICVDGQLLPMKCRTPLLYDAAAGVCIRNGQCITSTGTTPTTSPPTIIIPTAPTVAPSIPTAGTIGPTSQTAATPAIPTAETVNPTALPTVTPSIPTAKTIGPISTSSPGIPTAKTITPGIGTTIAPPIPSAGTAGPIVPSTPGSIQPSDSPCKGMPSGLYLNNPRSNTEFFVCYEGNALVTQCPLGTVFVFEAQMCEKVNC from the exons ATGGAAA TTATCCTCTTTCTGTTGGCGATAACTATATTTGTTTCAACAGGCCATGCAGATGCAAATTGTGGGAATCTACTTCCTGGACAAAGTATATACCTTGACGTAGACTGTAAAACGTTTTTAATATGCGTAGATGGCCAGCTATTACCCATGAAGTGTAGAACGCCGCTACTATATGATGCTGCCGCTGGTGTCTGCATACGAAATGGTCAATGCATTACTTCAACAGGAACTACTCCTACAACCAGTCCGCCCACCATAATTATTCCTACAGCTCCAACGGTTGCCCCATCAATCCCAACTGCGGGAACAATTGGTCCTACTTCCCAAACAGCAGCCACACCGGCAATTCCAACAGCAGAAACTGTCAACCCGACGGCTTTACCGACGGTTACACCTTCAATCCCTACGGCTAAAACTATTGGCCCAATTTCAACGAGTTCGCCTGGAATACCAACAGCAAAGACGATCACTCCTGGTATCGGTACTACAATTGCTCCTCCGATCCCCAGTGCAGGCACCGCTGGTCCAATTGTTCCTAGTACACCTGGATCCATACAACCATCAGATAGTCCCTGCAAAGGAATGCCATCCGGTCTTTATTTGAATAATCCTAGATCAAACACCGAATTTTTCGTTTGCTATGAAGGCAACGCTTTGGTGACACAATGTCCTTTGGGGACGGTATTTGTTTTTGAAGCGCAAATGTGTGAAAAAGTAAATTGTTAA